Part of the Oscillibacter hominis genome is shown below.
GCTCTTTTGCAGCTATCAGATCGTCCAGTCGGTAAGACTGGCTTTTTTTGATTGGAGCGGAATTGATCTGTGTGACGATTTCCGAGTAGGAAACAGCCAAATGCACCTGATGCTGTACGGCGAACAGAACAGCAGCCTCCAGCCGCTCATGCTTGATTGAGTGCATGGTGCAGGCCGTCCGGGAACGGTTCTTGTAGGTTGAGCAAGAATAATATACATTGTTGTTCTTGCCAACGCATCGGGTAATGGCCCGCCCGCAATCGGCACATTTCAGAAAGCCGCTGAATAAATGTACCTCACGGCCTTTCGGGGAAGTACGGGTATCACGCTGTAAGAGAGCCTGTACCTTGTCGAAAGTTTCATAGTCGATAATGGCCTCATGCGTTCCAGCCACTTCCACCCATTCCTCGCGGGGAACAGCTTCAATCTGGTGTACCTTGTAGCTTTTCACCCGGCTCCGGCCTTGGGCTAAATCCCCGGTGTAGGTCGGATTGGTAAGAATGGAGTGGATCATGCGGGCTCCCCACATAGGATCGTCATACCCTCTTGTCGAAACAGGCAAGCCCTTTTGTACCTTGTAAGCCGAGGGGCTCGGTACGCCGTGTTCGTTCAGGTACAGCGCGATAGCACGTTTTGATGACCCTTGAATAAGCATTGTGAAAATGAGTTTGACATTTTCAGCAGCATCGGGATCAACAATCAGCCTGTGCTTGTCCTTTGGGTGCTTTACATAGCCGTAAGGAGCAAATGCTCCGATATACTGGCCGTTGCGCCGCTTGTAGTCAAATACCTGCCGGATCTTTTTGGAAGTCTGATAGCAGTAATTATCGTTCATCACGTTTGTAATGGGAACGATGATATTTGAAACGCTGTCGGGGTTCTTGTAGCTGTCCACATTCTCAGCAAGGCTGATAAAGCGAACACCCATTTGAACAAACAGGTTATCGATCAAACTTCCGGCATCGCTATAATTTCGTGCGAAGCGGGACAGGTCTTTTACTATAACGCAGTTGATTTTACCACTCATGACATCCGCCAAGAGCCGTTGAAAATCTTCACGGTTGGCGTCCGTTCCAGTATGACCATCATCCACATATTCCGTGATGCTTTCAAACTCGTCAATGTTTCGTCGGTAAAAATCGTTCAGTAGGTCACGCTGGTTCTTTACGCTGTTGCTATCGTCTTTTCCTTTTTTCAAATCTTCCTTTGAAAGCCGGATATAGATGCCCAGCCGCCAGCGGCGGATTGTGTAAGAGGGAGAGAAACTCTGCTGATACCCTCTGTTTTTTGCTCGTGCCATTGTTCCTCCTTCCCTATCACATTACACTTATATTATAACTCTGTCCGGGGAGGACAACAAGGATGCCTCCACTTCGGGACACTTTGTCTCGAAGAAGCAAAACGAGCTGTAGCCGAAGTTACAGCCCGCTTCTTTGCCGCAGCAGGAAATCTGTCAGCTTATCTTGGAGAGATGGCCCGCTTTCAGCAAATTCAATTTTCACGCCAACGCCACCGATGCAAAAGCAGTATGGATTTTTGACAGTCTGCAAAAATCGAGAGATGCGCTCCTTTCGGGAAAGCGCATTGTCAAAGGTCATACCGCTCACATCAGGCAGGGACTCGGCAGCCACCGCGCCAATGTCAACGCTTCTCATTTGTTCAAGTTCCTGTGTAGTTAATTTCACGGTAAACCTCCTTCGCAGATTGATAGAACGCCCCCCGCTGTTTGGTGGGGAAACGCAACAGGCCAGCACCACCGGGATGCTGGCCTGTTGCCTTACTCCACCTTGGGACACTTTGTCTCGAGGTTTATTATAGTTTTTGAATATTAGAGAGCGCCGTACATATTTACTTGGCCTGTCCAAAGACAATCGTTATTTTCTGTGCGGCGCTCTCAACGCAAGTAAAGCGACAAGCCCGGAGGAACAGGCAGCCAACCTGTTCAGCGCCGGATCATGGACTTGGGATGACCGGGCCCATTTACAGTGTTGGTGTTGTTCGTTCAATCTCTTTTAGGAGATGTCACCGCGCACCCACTGTCTGGCTCCCCGTACTTACTCAGGGCTGCCGTTATTCCCTTGCGTTAGGAAGAAAACCTCCTCTCATAAACCGAGACATTTTTTCATCAATTCCAAGTGGGTTAAGATGAAAAAATCAAAAAGTTTTTTTCATGCGTTCAAGGCCACGCTTGATCGACTGGCGAATAGACTCCTCATGTACGCCCTCGGCCTCGGCAATTTCCTTAATCGACTTGCCAAGAATGATATGCGCGTCAATTCTGCGGCCTTGGATCTCCGGCAGAGAATTGAGAGCGTTCCACAGACGAAGAAAGGTTTCCATTCGTTCAAGGAGCTCCTGCGGGGTCGGCTCATGCAGGCAAGCGGAATATTCAATCCCGTCATCGCAGTCCAGAGAATACTGTGCCTTGTGCCGGGAGAGCCGCCGCTGATAGGCCATCTCATAGCGGGCATCGGCCTTGAATACCTCGGCCACCTCGTCAGAAACTTCGATAAGCTGATCCTGCGTGTACCAATAATAAATATCTTTCAAATTGATAGTAGTCATCGTAAAATCCTCCATTTCAGTTTGTTCGGGGTTGGTCGGAAACGAAATGGAGTAACGGCGGAGAACGGCACCGCACCTCGGGACACTTTGTCTCGAAGTCTGGAAAGCAAAATGCGCCTGCGCGACACAAGGCCGCACAAGCGCACGAAAATATATTATCGGTTATGTACTGTTTAATTTCACTTTCAAAGCCGGACTGCTCCAATGGAGGGGCTACGCTTTTTTTAGCTGGTGCAGATCATGGATGCTGCGAAAAAGAGAAAAGGACACGGCAAAATAACCTCCCATCGGCTACCGTGTCCCCGCAAGTCGTCATTGGTTTGTGTAAACGCAAAGAAACGGCGGCTCTGATTTCTCAAAACCGCCGTTAGGGTAATAACTTAAAATAGGCGCGCAAAATCACCTGCCCCAACCAACGGTTTTTTTCTTTCCCCGTAGTCGGGGCAGGTTCATACGCTATCTAATTATTCTTTCGTGACTAATTCTTTCAGCCGTTCATAGGTTTCTGCGCTAATATCATGTTCAATCCGGCAGGCATCAGCCTCCGCCGTTTCAGGATCAACGCCTATAGATATAAGTTGCTTCGTTAAAAAACAATGGCGCTCGTAGATTTTTTCAGCCACCTCCTGGCCAAGATCGGTCAGGTGTAGATAATGGTTTTCGTCTGTTGTCAAAAAGCCGCCCTCTCGTAAAGTTCCTACTGCGTAACAAACGCTGGGTTTTGAAACCTCCATGTACCGAGCAACATCCACGGAACGCACCATACCGAGCTTCTTTTGAAGTATAAGCACGGCCTCCAAATAATCCTCTCCGGCAGTATGAAGTTTCATAGGCAGCTCCTTTCGTCATTAAGCAAGACTCCAGCCAGCCGCACTCTTTCGGATATTGACAAAATCCTGATAGATACCAGGCTGTTTCAAAAGTTCCTCATGGGTTCCTTGCTGTGCAATCTGGCCGTTGTCTATAACTAAAATCTGATCGGCGTTCTGGATGGTATTTAGGCGGTGAGCGATTACAAGCAGGGTCTTTCCCTTCACCAATTCGGAAATAGCCTCCTGAATATAGCTTTCATTGTCCGTATCTACACTTGCGGTAGCTTCATCCAAAATGACAATAGGCGCGTCTTTCAGAATACAGCGGGCAATCGAAATACGCTGTTTTTCGCCGCCAGAAAGTGTTGCACCGCCCTCACCAACCACCGTTTGGAATCCGTCGGGCAAAGCCATAATGAAATCATAGCAGCGGGCTTTTCTGGCAGCCTCATAGACTTCTTCTTCCGTGGCATCCGGCTTTCCCATGATGATATTGTTGTAAATGGTGTCCTGAAACAGATACACGCGCTGGAATACCATGCTGATCTGATCCATCAATTCCGACAGAGGTACATTGCGAATATCCACGCCCCTTATCGTCACATTGCCGGATTTTACATCCCAAAGTCGCGCCAGCAAGTTTGCAATGGTGGACTTACCGCTACCGGACGGTCCAACCAGCGCTGTCATAGAATTTTTCTTCATGGCAAAACCGATATGATGCAGAACCTCTTTATCCTGATAAGCAAATGTAACATCGTTGAACAGGACTTCCGGCTGTCCCGGCTGTGCCTGAGCCGGAATATGCTGCTTTCCGTTGTCGGAAAGTTCCGGTTCATCCAATACCGCTTCAATACGATCAAGGGCAGCGTTCATAACGGTTAGTCTGGATGCTTCTCCATAGAGAGCCTTCAACGGGCCAAAAAGATCAAATACAAATAGTAGAACACCCAACACATAAGCCAAAGAAAGCGCACCGCTCTGTTCCAACACAATAGACAGGCCGAAAATTGCCGCAATACCAATACCGTAAAGGATATTCAGCCCCATTGTCCACGGGGTCATTTTTCGTTCAAAGTCAAGCGATGTATTTCTGGAACGCTTGAAATTGCCGGACAGTTCTTCGGATTTTTCTCCAAGCAGGTTATAGCTCTTAATAACACCAATGCCCTCCACAAAAGACAGCACCGCATCGGTAAGCCGTTCACTCTGCTCCTGACGGCCTGCTGCTTCTCGTAGGGAAACTTTGTTCATTCCCTTAGATACCAGCCATGCCAAAATAGTAACTATCGCAGCGATCAAGCCAAGCTGCCAATTCAGATAAAACATGAACGCCAGCAAAACCAGCGAGGACAGCAGATAGCTCATCATGTTTCCCAGCGTACTCATAGCGACTTCTTCAATGAACACCATGTCGGTACTGAGGACAGAACTGATCTTGCCAATATTGCCGGAAGTGAAATATCCCATCGGAAGTTTCCGCAGATGGCCGCCCAATTCGATACGCTTGTCAGCGAACATCAAATATCCCGCTGCACTTTGCAGGCTGTCACTAAGATAATGGACGAGCATCTGAACCAGCACAATAGCGGCAAGGCCAAGTCCCACATAAAGGCAAGTCTGCCCGGTAATGGTCTTGTTTGCAAATCCACTCAAAACCACAAAGGCCAGAAAAATCGGCATTTTGGACAGAATGGATTCCAGAAACGCACAAACAAATGCGCCCTGAATACGGCTCTTATAACGGCCGGAAAGTTTCAATATTCTTGAAAACAAAGCAAACATTTATTTTCCCTCCTTTGCAGTGTGTACTTTCCACTCGGCGCTGTCTTGTGCCGCTTTCCACAACTTTTGATATTCAGGGCAGGACTGGATCAGCTCTTGATGTCTGCCCGTTGCAACCAGTTTTCCGTGATCCATAACACAAATCTGATCTGCGTTCATAATGGCTGGTAATTTGTGTGCAATAACCACAAGGGTCTTACCTTTTACAAGCTCTGCAATGGCGGCCTCCATCTTTTCTTCGTTTTCAGGATCGGCATAGGCAGTTGCCTCGTCAAGCACCACAATAGGAGCATCCTTTAAGATTGCCCTTGCCAGAGAAATACGCTGGCGCTGACCGCCGGAGAGCATTTTTCCTGCATCACCAGCCATCGAATGAATACCCTGCGGAAGTTTCTCAAGGAACTCCATACACTGAGCTTTCTTTGCGGCCTCCACCACTTCTTCATCCGTTGCGTTCAGCCGACCAAGCCGAATGTTTTCGAGCAGAGAGGTATTGAACAGGTATTGATCCTGTGCCACATAGGAGATACGGCTGTTGAGTGCTTCAAGACTCATATCGCATAGTTTCTGCCCACCGATGGAAATACTGCCTTTCTGTGGGTCATAATAGTGAATCAGCAGTTTCGCTAATGTACTCTTGCCGGAGCCAGATTCACCAACAAGGGCTGTTTTCTGTCCAGCTTTTGCCGTAAAGGAAATGTCATGGAGAACTTCATCCTCAATTACAACAGGCTTTCCATCCGGGCCGGGCTGTGTGGTCTGATAAGCGAAAGAAACATGGTCATAAGTAATGGTGTCATCTTTCCCGTGGAACGCATCTTCTGTCTGCTG
Proteins encoded:
- a CDS encoding metal-dependent transcriptional regulator, giving the protein MKLHTAGEDYLEAVLILQKKLGMVRSVDVARYMEVSKPSVCYAVGTLREGGFLTTDENHYLHLTDLGQEVAEKIYERHCFLTKQLISIGVDPETAEADACRIEHDISAETYERLKELVTKE
- a CDS encoding DUF6870 family protein; protein product: MKLTTQELEQMRSVDIGAVAAESLPDVSGMTFDNALSRKERISRFLQTVKNPYCFCIGGVGVKIEFAESGPSLQDKLTDFLLRQRSGL
- a CDS encoding ABC transporter ATP-binding protein; protein product: MFALFSRILKLSGRYKSRIQGAFVCAFLESILSKMPIFLAFVVLSGFANKTITGQTCLYVGLGLAAIVLVQMLVHYLSDSLQSAAGYLMFADKRIELGGHLRKLPMGYFTSGNIGKISSVLSTDMVFIEEVAMSTLGNMMSYLLSSLVLLAFMFYLNWQLGLIAAIVTILAWLVSKGMNKVSLREAAGRQEQSERLTDAVLSFVEGIGVIKSYNLLGEKSEELSGNFKRSRNTSLDFERKMTPWTMGLNILYGIGIAAIFGLSIVLEQSGALSLAYVLGVLLFVFDLFGPLKALYGEASRLTVMNAALDRIEAVLDEPELSDNGKQHIPAQAQPGQPEVLFNDVTFAYQDKEVLHHIGFAMKKNSMTALVGPSGSGKSTIANLLARLWDVKSGNVTIRGVDIRNVPLSELMDQISMVFQRVYLFQDTIYNNIIMGKPDATEEEVYEAARKARCYDFIMALPDGFQTVVGEGGATLSGGEKQRISIARCILKDAPIVILDEATASVDTDNESYIQEAISELVKGKTLLVIAHRLNTIQNADQILVIDNGQIAQQGTHEELLKQPGIYQDFVNIRKSAAGWSLA
- a CDS encoding recombinase family protein; the encoded protein is MARAKNRGYQQSFSPSYTIRRWRLGIYIRLSKEDLKKGKDDSNSVKNQRDLLNDFYRRNIDEFESITEYVDDGHTGTDANREDFQRLLADVMSGKINCVIVKDLSRFARNYSDAGSLIDNLFVQMGVRFISLAENVDSYKNPDSVSNIIVPITNVMNDNYCYQTSKKIRQVFDYKRRNGQYIGAFAPYGYVKHPKDKHRLIVDPDAAENVKLIFTMLIQGSSKRAIALYLNEHGVPSPSAYKVQKGLPVSTRGYDDPMWGARMIHSILTNPTYTGDLAQGRSRVKSYKVHQIEAVPREEWVEVAGTHEAIIDYETFDKVQALLQRDTRTSPKGREVHLFSGFLKCADCGRAITRCVGKNNNVYYSCSTYKNRSRTACTMHSIKHERLEAAVLFAVQHQVHLAVSYSEIVTQINSAPIKKSQSYRLDDLIAAKERELTKITRYKQSLYQDWKDGEITQQEYRDMKADYERQISDISAVLTRLNAERAELANGVDNEHPALVAFMKYQNIEALNREILVELVDYIKVYENGNISVKFKFADELRKIAEYIEINTTEDTAVAG
- a CDS encoding sigma-70 family RNA polymerase sigma factor, which codes for MTTINLKDIYYWYTQDQLIEVSDEVAEVFKADARYEMAYQRRLSRHKAQYSLDCDDGIEYSACLHEPTPQELLERMETFLRLWNALNSLPEIQGRRIDAHIILGKSIKEIAEAEGVHEESIRQSIKRGLERMKKTF